From the genome of Uranotaenia lowii strain MFRU-FL chromosome 1, ASM2978415v1, whole genome shotgun sequence, one region includes:
- the LOC129739262 gene encoding uncharacterized protein LOC129739262 codes for MFDYTNTGATRTGGLFFSHINSPISLVPSETFPRAGKQQVHASNRLQSAFHRRTASEEIPANSGQNHSLCVGAPVAQGFRGYRCRSGRDCIAAARSIRSSHRSSLPHLWRNLRESPPKKRASDCRSSHRSSLPHLWRNLRESPPKKRASDRRSSHRSSLPHLWHNLRESPPKKRASDRRSSHRSSLPHLWRNLRESPPEKRASDRAQQPPRFLAASVARPQPEQGSSDRRSRRSSGAAAAEIPRRICGATTAGARVLRPPQQAIMGRSSRRDSSPHLWRDRRQSKRPLTAAAGDHRAQQPPRFLAASVA; via the coding sequence ATGTTTGATTACACTAATACCGGTGCAACACGCACAGGCggcctttttttttctcatatcaaCTCCCCCATCTCGCTGGTACCGTCGGAGACTTTCCCCAGGGCCGGCAAGCAACAGGTCCACGCATCCAATCGGCTCCAATCTGCGTTCCATCGCCGCACTGCTAGCGAAGAAATCCCGGCGAACTCGGGCCAAAACCATTCGCTCTGCGTCGGCGCGCCAGTAGCGCAAGGATTTCGGGGATACCGCTGCCGATCCGGACGGGATTGCATCGCCGCAGCGAGGAGCATCCGAAGCAGCCACCGAAGCTCCTTGCCGCATCTGTGGCGTAACCTCCGGGAATCGCCGCCGAAGAAAAGGGCCTCTGACTGCCGAAGCAGCCACCGAAGCTCCTTGCCGCATCTGTGGCGTAACCTCCGGGAATCGCCGCCGAAGAAAAGGGCCTCTGACCGCCGAAGCAGCCACCGAAGCTCCTTGCCGCATCTGTGGCATAACCTCCGGGAATCGCCGCCGAAGAAAAGGGCCTCTGACCGCCGAAGCAGCCACCGAAGCTCCTTGCCGCATCTGTGGCGTAACCTCCGGGAATCGCCGCCGGAGAAAAGGGCCTCTGACCGGGCGCAGCAGCCGCCGAGATTCCTCGCCGCATCTGTGGCGCGACCACAGCCGGAGCAAGGGTCCTCAGACCGCCGCAGCAGGCGATCATCGGGCGCAGCAGCCGCCGAGATTCCTCGCCGCATCTGTGGCGCGACCACAGCCGGAGCAAGGGTCCTCAGACCGCCGCAGCAGGCGATCATGGGGCGCAGCAGCCGCCGAGATTCCTCGCCGCATCTGTGGCGTGACCGCCGCCAAAGCAAAAGGCCTCTGACCGCCGCAGCAGGCGATCATCGGGCGCAGCAGCCGCCGAGATTCCTCGCCGCATCTGTGGCGTGA
- the LOC129739275 gene encoding uncharacterized protein LOC129739275 gives MPSTHNMSLEVLAGILPLKDRFNLLSLRFLIRCEVMNPLVIVNFDRLLEQNFQTRFMSIYHVLMSMQVNPSSFSPTRVCSPDYDHSSVQFDLSMQQEICGIPVPHRSLLIPRIFEAKYRHVDADKMYFTDGSLIEESTGFGVFNEISSASYSLESPCSVYIAELAAIHCALDSIASRPVGHYFIVTDSLSSVQAIHSIKPGKHSPYFFEKIRDSLSALSKRRFIITFVWVPSHCSIEGNEKADSLAKVGAMEGDTYQREIAFNEFYFLVRRNSLVNWQRKWDEDELGRWLHSIIPRQFV, from the exons atgccctcaacgcacaacatgagtcttgaagttttggcaggaatactccctttgaaagatcgattcaatctactatcacttcggttcctcatcaggtgtgaggtcatgaacccactggtgattgtaaattttgacaggctacttgagcaaaattttcaaaccaggtttatgtctatataccatgtcctcatgtcaatgcaggtaaacccttcttcattctctccaactcgtgtttgtagcccagactacgatcattcttctgtccagtttgatttgtctatgcagcaggaaatttgtGGAATCCCGGTCCCTCATCGTTcccttctgattccaagaattttcgaagctaaatatagacacgtcgatgctgataaaatgtactttactgatggatcacttatagaggaatcaacaggatttggagtgttcaacgaaatatctagcgcctcttacagcctcgagtcaccatgctctgtgtatatagcagagttagcagctattcattgTGCTTTGGACAGTATAGCTTCAAGGCCAGTTGGgcactactttattgtaacggatagtctgagttctgttcaagcaatccactcaataaaaccgggaaagcactcgccatacttcttcgagaagatacgggatagtttgagtgctttatcaaaacgtcgctttatcatcacctttgtttgggttccctctcattgctcgatagagggtaatgagaaggcagactctctggcaaaggtgggggcgatggaaggcgacacgtaccagcgtgaaattgccttcaacgaattttactttttagttcgaagaaactctcttgtcaactggcagcgcaaatgggacgaggatgagttgggtcggtggctgcactcgattatcccaagg caatttgtgtag
- the LOC129739277 gene encoding uncharacterized protein LOC129739277, with product MTEKTGAMFSFAEVFVLFVILRWTKFLKNLLNCLTYKLRELGYLGSEAAAVPPQTKIRRFATQRNYNSCRCVFRMFRNSLRLLHQEVPNIHQEKLAPKSQHSRKLNHRPPAEH from the exons atgactgaaaaaacagGAGCCATGTTTTCATTCGCTGaagtgtttgttttgtttgtgatTCTACGTTGgactaaatttcttaaaaatctctTGAATTGCTTGACATACAAACT acgAGAGTTAGGTTATCTGGGTTCGGAAGCAGCAGCAGTTCCGCCGCAGACAAAAATTCGTCGTTTTGCTACTCAACGAAATTATAACAGCTGCCGTTGCGTCTTTAG AATGTTCCGGAACTCCCTACGTTTGCTGCATCAGGAGGTTCCGAATATACACCAAGAAAAACTGGCACCAAAATCACAGCACAGCCGGAAGCTGAACCACAGGCCACCGGCTGAACATTGA